Proteins from one Kineococcus mangrovi genomic window:
- a CDS encoding FhaA domain-containing protein has translation MGVLDRFERGVERAVNGVFARAFRSEVQPVEVASALRRELDDRAAVLSRGRTLVPNSFIVELGSADHEKIASWQDTLADELVAAVTQHAEKQRYSFVGPVRVGFHEADDLETGVFRVLSSTVKGRVAPATPRTNQAGRPRLEVDGRGYVLAEAVTVLGRGSDADVVLDDPGVSRRHAEIRVAPGGARVSDLSSTNGTFVDGERVSSLDLWDGAVITVGRSKIVFHAARRDEGWT, from the coding sequence GTGGGAGTGCTCGACCGCTTCGAGCGCGGGGTCGAACGTGCCGTCAACGGTGTGTTCGCGCGGGCCTTCCGCAGCGAGGTGCAGCCGGTGGAGGTGGCCAGCGCGCTGCGGCGCGAGCTGGACGACCGCGCGGCCGTCCTGTCGCGGGGCCGTACCCTCGTGCCGAACAGCTTCATCGTCGAGCTCGGCAGCGCCGACCACGAGAAGATCGCCTCCTGGCAGGACACCCTCGCCGACGAGCTCGTCGCGGCCGTCACCCAGCACGCCGAGAAGCAGCGGTACAGCTTCGTCGGCCCGGTGCGGGTCGGCTTCCACGAGGCCGACGACCTCGAGACCGGTGTCTTCCGCGTCCTGTCCTCCACCGTCAAGGGCCGTGTCGCCCCGGCCACGCCGCGCACGAACCAGGCCGGCCGGCCCCGGCTGGAGGTCGACGGCCGCGGGTACGTGCTGGCCGAGGCCGTGACCGTCCTCGGCCGCGGCTCGGACGCCGACGTCGTCCTCGACGACCCCGGTGTCTCCCGGCGCCACGCCGAGATCCGCGTCGCCCCCGGCGGTGCGCGGGTCTCCGACCTGAGCTCCACCAACGGCACGTTCGTCGACGGCGAGCGCGTCTCCTCCCTCGACCTGTGGGACGGCGCCGTGATCACCGTGGGACGCAGCAAGATCGTGTTCCACGCCGCCCGGCGGGACGAGGGCTGGACGTGA